A portion of the Aneurinibacillus sp. REN35 genome contains these proteins:
- a CDS encoding ArsR family transcriptional regulator produces MLDYLITSKTRIKLLLKFFLNTEASGYLRSLAEEFGESTNSVRVELNRLTKAGLIEITNTGRTKVYKANKKHALFNDLHNIVKKYVGIDRLVDNVLCELGDVELAFIAGDYAAGIDSGRIQLIIIGAVDETYLSLLTEKAERLIERRIETRVFRRSELEYVLKDFKDKNILVVWGMNHHFNISE; encoded by the coding sequence TTGTTAGACTATTTAATCACATCAAAAACAAGAATTAAATTATTGTTAAAATTTTTTTTGAATACTGAAGCAAGTGGGTATCTACGTTCGTTAGCTGAGGAGTTTGGGGAATCTACTAATTCTGTTCGTGTGGAGTTAAACCGTCTTACTAAAGCAGGGTTAATAGAGATAACGAATACAGGAAGAACGAAAGTCTATAAGGCTAATAAGAAGCATGCCTTATTTAATGATCTACATAACATTGTTAAAAAATATGTAGGGATTGATCGATTGGTCGATAATGTATTGTGCGAATTAGGAGATGTAGAACTTGCTTTTATTGCAGGAGATTATGCGGCTGGAATTGATTCAGGAAGAATTCAACTTATTATTATAGGTGCTGTAGACGAAACTTATTTATCCTTACTGACCGAAAAAGCAGAGCGTTTGATCGAGAGAAGGATAGAAACAAGAGTTTTTAGAAGAAGTGAGTTGGAGTATGTCCTTAAAGATTTTAAGGATAAAAATATATTGGTGGTTTGGGGAATGAATCATCATTTTAATATCTCAGAATAG
- a CDS encoding copper amine oxidase N-terminal domain-containing protein translates to MNKKSKLHSVLKGSAVTILTVPLTVGPWASVSSANSNNYVDRVINVTSDYNAAGNPIVSLYVNEDDFDFTTGDTFRVTLPSGVEWNSPVPSNATIINKTSKVLELSPSGSIVNNDNDKSDKIQIPLDVKMSGAAGEIKVKVEPMDSTISGGEYTFAVIRTGKTSAIADSVESIGGSEANGGVIRIEETAAGQVKRGASSVKFQLPSQYEWKNISLKGSGGFEGASLSNIVIDENTLTATLNIPAGNTNRGFLYVTPRIKAKSDAQTGNVPVSISGTELSDAEVIIAKYQQWGAVIKVEQVNQILSSKFDDKKVVKMTIEETSPGAFIGGREVEVEFPNTVKIVGTMLPNGSIARQVINYSGSDVNGMVNSDSNRVTFSIPSAPSSSKRKLIFEAAIAVKTGTFGEIQAEIQGAGIEKQSVLVTKVVPPVVPKSAAEGKLKIGLQGQAMPDVFLAETMPRAIKQSVDLGPLGKTNGYVLVYFPKGVTFTTTPKVEVIEGDMKIEPGSVQVVKAEGVSIKPEDMEEALKFDIKGESTKPSKIRISNIQLGVNRSLPEGTLEAKIAGTALSHPFNSKTFSITSGSSFKVANVITPAPNETRVKGSFVIGKTTYTIGNVEKSMDIAPYIKDNRTYLPVRYAAEALGISESNIVWDQAAQTVSLLSGDKVLQITIGKKRIVVNGTSIPTDVVPEIKSGRVMLPITHVALALGAKTNWNVENKTVTIE, encoded by the coding sequence ATGAATAAGAAAAGTAAGTTACATAGTGTTCTAAAAGGGAGTGCTGTTACCATCCTCACTGTACCACTAACTGTAGGTCCTTGGGCCTCTGTTTCTTCTGCTAATAGTAATAACTATGTGGACCGCGTTATAAACGTCACTTCTGATTATAATGCCGCAGGCAATCCCATAGTAAGTCTTTATGTAAATGAAGATGACTTTGATTTTACCACTGGAGATACATTTCGTGTTACATTACCGTCAGGCGTAGAGTGGAATAGCCCAGTCCCAAGTAATGCCACTATTATAAACAAAACGAGTAAAGTATTAGAACTTTCCCCATCTGGCTCGATAGTAAACAATGATAATGACAAATCAGATAAAATCCAAATTCCTTTAGATGTTAAAATGAGTGGTGCAGCAGGAGAAATAAAAGTAAAAGTAGAGCCGATGGATAGTACTATCTCAGGCGGTGAATATACATTCGCTGTTATCCGAACAGGTAAAACTAGTGCAATCGCCGATTCAGTTGAATCGATTGGAGGCTCAGAAGCAAATGGTGGAGTCATTCGTATTGAGGAGACGGCAGCAGGGCAGGTGAAAAGAGGAGCTTCTTCAGTAAAATTCCAGCTACCTTCTCAATATGAATGGAAAAATATATCATTGAAAGGGAGCGGTGGATTTGAAGGGGCTTCACTATCAAATATTGTAATCGATGAAAATACTTTAACAGCTACATTAAATATTCCTGCAGGAAATACTAATCGCGGATTTCTCTATGTTACACCACGAATTAAAGCAAAAAGTGATGCTCAGACAGGAAATGTTCCAGTTTCGATTTCAGGTACAGAGTTAAGTGATGCTGAGGTAATAATAGCTAAATATCAACAATGGGGAGCAGTTATTAAGGTAGAACAAGTCAATCAAATTCTCTCTAGTAAATTTGATGACAAAAAGGTAGTAAAGATGACAATTGAAGAAACCTCACCAGGTGCCTTTATAGGAGGGCGGGAAGTAGAGGTAGAGTTCCCGAATACAGTTAAGATTGTAGGAACCATGCTTCCAAATGGAAGTATTGCCCGTCAGGTCATTAATTACTCCGGAAGTGATGTAAATGGTATGGTTAATAGTGACAGTAACAGAGTTACCTTCTCTATTCCTTCTGCTCCGTCAAGTAGTAAGCGTAAATTGATATTTGAAGCAGCGATTGCTGTTAAAACAGGTACCTTTGGCGAAATTCAAGCTGAGATACAAGGAGCTGGAATTGAAAAACAAAGTGTATTGGTAACTAAAGTGGTTCCTCCGGTGGTTCCGAAATCTGCCGCAGAAGGAAAACTGAAGATTGGGCTGCAGGGACAAGCCATGCCTGATGTTTTTCTCGCCGAAACTATGCCAAGAGCCATTAAACAAAGCGTAGACTTAGGACCCCTTGGAAAAACGAATGGCTATGTTCTGGTGTATTTTCCAAAAGGCGTAACATTTACAACAACACCGAAGGTAGAAGTAATTGAAGGGGATATGAAGATTGAGCCAGGTTCGGTTCAGGTCGTTAAAGCAGAAGGCGTATCAATAAAACCGGAAGATATGGAAGAAGCGCTAAAGTTCGATATTAAGGGAGAAAGTACCAAACCTTCAAAAATTCGAATCTCTAATATCCAACTTGGTGTAAATCGTAGCTTACCAGAAGGCACGCTTGAAGCTAAGATTGCAGGGACAGCCCTTTCACATCCATTTAATAGTAAAACATTTAGTATTACTTCGGGTTCCAGCTTTAAAGTTGCAAATGTTATCACTCCAGCCCCTAATGAAACAAGAGTAAAAGGTTCGTTTGTGATTGGAAAGACAACGTATACAATAGGTAATGTGGAAAAGTCAATGGACATAGCACCATATATTAAAGATAATCGCACATACTTGCCAGTTCGATATGCAGCAGAAGCATTGGGTATAAGTGAAAGTAATATTGTTTGGGATCAAGCTGCTCAGACGGTCTCATTGCTTAGTGGAGATAAAGTGTTACAAATTACGATAGGTAAAAAAAGAATTGTTGTAAATGGGACAAGTATTCCGACAGATGTAGTTCCAGAAATTAAAAGTGGGCGTGTAATGCTTCCTATTACCCATGTTGCTTTGGCTTTGGGAGCGAAAACGAACTGGAACGTTGAGAACAAAACGGTTACGATAGAATAG